A portion of the Lolium rigidum isolate FL_2022 chromosome 1, APGP_CSIRO_Lrig_0.1, whole genome shotgun sequence genome contains these proteins:
- the LOC124687112 gene encoding transaldolase isoform X2, translating into MAIPAPMALSISAPASSSLIPVSRQVGRWTSSASSAKPAVFNLRRPVLVARAGGGNAPSSPVDVVTELDVVSSFSEIVPDTVVFDDFEKFAPTAATVSSSLLLGIVGLPDTKFKSAIDTALVDGECNTMEKPGDRMSCYLTKALGNVGAELSNQVPGRVSTEIDARLAYDTQGIIQRVHELLQIYNEHGVLSERLLFKIPATWQGIEASRLLESEGTQTHLTFVYSFAQAAAAAQAGASVVQIFVGRIRDWARNHSGDPEIDEALKKGEDAGLALVKKAYAYIHRNGYKTKLMAAAVRNKQDVFSLLGIDYIIVPVKILQSLDESVTDPDEKYGYVQRLTPSLDKMYNFTEEELVKWDQLSLAAAMGPAAEELLASGLEGYANQARRVEELFGKIWPPPNV; encoded by the exons ATGGCGATCCCAGCTCCCATGGCACTCTCCATTTCTGCGCCCGCCTCATCCTCCCTCATCCCCGTCTCCCGCCAG GTCGGCCGGTGGACCTCGTCAGCAAGTTCCGCTAAGCCCGCGGTCTTCAACCTCCGGAGGCCGGTTCTAGTggcgcgcgccggcggcggcaacgCGCCGTCTTCCCCCGTGGACG TGGTCACTGAGCTCGACGTGGTATCCAGCTTCAGTGAGATCGTGCCCGACACCGTCGTGTTCGATGATTTCGAGAA GTTTGCGCCGACGGCGGCCACAGTTAGCTCCTCGCTGCTGCTCGGGATCGTGGGGCTACCGGATACCAAGTTCAAG AGTGCGATAGATACAGCGTTGGTAGATGGCGAATGTAACACAATGGAGAAACCGGGGGACCGGATGTCGTGTTACCTTACCAAG GCCCTGGGGAATGTTGGAGCTGAACTGTCCAATCAAGTTCCTGGAAGGGTGTCAACGGAAATAGATGCTCGGTTGGCTTACGATACCCAAGGGATCATCCAGAGG GTGCATGAACTGTTGCAGATATATAACGAACATGGTGTTTTGTCAGAACGTCTTTTATTCAAAATTCCTGCTACATGGCAA GGTATAGAGGCCTCAAGGTTGCTTGAGTCTGAAGGAACTCAGACACATCTAACATTCGTTTACAG TTTTgcacaagcagcagcagcagcacaagctGGTGCATCTGTCGTCCAAATATTCGTAGGGCGTATTCGG GATTGGGCAAGGAATCACTCTGGTGACCCAGAGATAGATGAAGCTTTAAAGAAGGGAGAAGATGCTGGGCTCGCCTTG GTGAAGAAAGCTTATGCATATATCCACAGAAATGGGTACAAAACAAAGTTGATGGCAGCTGCCGTACGCAACAAGCAAGATGTATTTAGCCTTCTGGG GATTGATTACATCATCGTGCCCGTGAAGATATTGCAGTCTCTGGATGAATCTGTCACTGATCCTGATGAAAAGTATGGCTATGTCCAGAGGTTAACTCCTTCCCTTGACAAGATGTACAACTTCACTGAAGAGGAG CTTGTTAAGTGGGACCAGCTGAGCCTTGCGGCTGCGATGGGGCCAGCTGCTGAAGAACTGCTTGCTTCTGGTCTGGAGGGATACGCGAACCAGGCGCGCCGCGTGGAGGAGCTCTTCGGGAAGATCTGGCCACCTCCCAATGTTTAA
- the LOC124687112 gene encoding transaldolase isoform X1: MAIPAPMALSISAPASSSLIPVSRQVGRWTSSASSAKPAVFNLRRPVLVARAGGGNAPSSPVDEVVTELDVVSSFSEIVPDTVVFDDFEKFAPTAATVSSSLLLGIVGLPDTKFKSAIDTALVDGECNTMEKPGDRMSCYLTKALGNVGAELSNQVPGRVSTEIDARLAYDTQGIIQRVHELLQIYNEHGVLSERLLFKIPATWQGIEASRLLESEGTQTHLTFVYSFAQAAAAAQAGASVVQIFVGRIRDWARNHSGDPEIDEALKKGEDAGLALVKKAYAYIHRNGYKTKLMAAAVRNKQDVFSLLGIDYIIVPVKILQSLDESVTDPDEKYGYVQRLTPSLDKMYNFTEEELVKWDQLSLAAAMGPAAEELLASGLEGYANQARRVEELFGKIWPPPNV; this comes from the exons ATGGCGATCCCAGCTCCCATGGCACTCTCCATTTCTGCGCCCGCCTCATCCTCCCTCATCCCCGTCTCCCGCCAG GTCGGCCGGTGGACCTCGTCAGCAAGTTCCGCTAAGCCCGCGGTCTTCAACCTCCGGAGGCCGGTTCTAGTggcgcgcgccggcggcggcaacgCGCCGTCTTCCCCCGTGGACG AAGTGGTCACTGAGCTCGACGTGGTATCCAGCTTCAGTGAGATCGTGCCCGACACCGTCGTGTTCGATGATTTCGAGAA GTTTGCGCCGACGGCGGCCACAGTTAGCTCCTCGCTGCTGCTCGGGATCGTGGGGCTACCGGATACCAAGTTCAAG AGTGCGATAGATACAGCGTTGGTAGATGGCGAATGTAACACAATGGAGAAACCGGGGGACCGGATGTCGTGTTACCTTACCAAG GCCCTGGGGAATGTTGGAGCTGAACTGTCCAATCAAGTTCCTGGAAGGGTGTCAACGGAAATAGATGCTCGGTTGGCTTACGATACCCAAGGGATCATCCAGAGG GTGCATGAACTGTTGCAGATATATAACGAACATGGTGTTTTGTCAGAACGTCTTTTATTCAAAATTCCTGCTACATGGCAA GGTATAGAGGCCTCAAGGTTGCTTGAGTCTGAAGGAACTCAGACACATCTAACATTCGTTTACAG TTTTgcacaagcagcagcagcagcacaagctGGTGCATCTGTCGTCCAAATATTCGTAGGGCGTATTCGG GATTGGGCAAGGAATCACTCTGGTGACCCAGAGATAGATGAAGCTTTAAAGAAGGGAGAAGATGCTGGGCTCGCCTTG GTGAAGAAAGCTTATGCATATATCCACAGAAATGGGTACAAAACAAAGTTGATGGCAGCTGCCGTACGCAACAAGCAAGATGTATTTAGCCTTCTGGG GATTGATTACATCATCGTGCCCGTGAAGATATTGCAGTCTCTGGATGAATCTGTCACTGATCCTGATGAAAAGTATGGCTATGTCCAGAGGTTAACTCCTTCCCTTGACAAGATGTACAACTTCACTGAAGAGGAG CTTGTTAAGTGGGACCAGCTGAGCCTTGCGGCTGCGATGGGGCCAGCTGCTGAAGAACTGCTTGCTTCTGGTCTGGAGGGATACGCGAACCAGGCGCGCCGCGTGGAGGAGCTCTTCGGGAAGATCTGGCCACCTCCCAATGTTTAA